From Nitrospiria bacterium, a single genomic window includes:
- the hemC gene encoding hydroxymethylbilane synthase produces the protein MSQKLIIGTRGSTLALCQASLIKEEIEAAFPDLDVRLKKIKTTGDKITDVPLARVGGKGLFVKEIEEALFHEEISLAVHSMKDVPAVLPEGLHLAAITRREDPRDVVIARSGKRLMDLPRRARIGTSSLRRQSQIRHLRPDFEIVPLRGNLDTRIKKIEKEGLDAVVLAAAGIRRMGWEDRITEYLDPELCVPAIGQGALGLECRVSDKDVNPMLVRFNHAITSRCVRAERAFSKRLEGGCQVPIAAYAQIRDEERMVLEGLVASVDGNRVIRDGIAGDPEQPEMLGLDLAERLLAQGADAILREIYQ, from the coding sequence ATGTCGCAGAAACTCATCATCGGCACGCGGGGAAGCACTCTGGCCCTCTGCCAAGCGAGCTTGATCAAAGAAGAGATCGAAGCGGCCTTCCCCGATCTGGACGTGCGACTAAAAAAAATCAAGACGACCGGAGATAAAATTACGGATGTTCCCTTGGCCAGGGTGGGTGGAAAAGGTCTGTTTGTAAAAGAAATCGAGGAAGCCTTGTTCCACGAAGAGATCAGTTTGGCCGTCCACAGCATGAAGGATGTTCCCGCCGTCCTCCCGGAAGGACTCCATCTGGCCGCGATCACCCGTCGTGAAGATCCGCGAGACGTGGTCATCGCTCGAAGCGGGAAACGTCTAATGGATCTGCCGCGCAGGGCTCGAATCGGCACCAGCAGCCTTCGCCGACAATCCCAAATCCGCCATCTCCGTCCGGATTTCGAGATCGTTCCGCTGCGGGGCAATCTTGACACGCGCATTAAAAAGATCGAGAAGGAAGGATTGGACGCGGTCGTTTTAGCAGCGGCCGGGATCCGTCGTATGGGATGGGAAGACCGGATCACGGAATATCTCGACCCCGAACTCTGCGTGCCGGCCATCGGCCAGGGGGCATTGGGGTTGGAATGCCGGGTTTCGGACAAAGACGTAAATCCGATGCTGGTCCGATTCAACCATGCGATCACCAGCCGGTGCGTACGCGCCGAACGGGCTTTCTCAAAACGGCTGGAAGGCGGCTGCCAAGTTCCGATCGCCGCCTATGCCCAGATCCGAGACGAGGAACGTATGGTCCTGGAAGGCCTGGTGGCCAGCGTGGATGGAAATCGGGTGATTCGTGACGGGATCGCCGGCGACCCCGAACAGCCGGAGATGTTGGGCCTCGATCTTGCGGAACGGCTTCTGGCGCAAGGTGCGGATGCCATCTTACGGGAAATTTACCAATGA
- the cobA gene encoding uroporphyrinogen-III C-methyltransferase → MRPIKQTGRIYLIGAGPGDPGLLTIKGKACIEQADVIVYDYLANEEFLRYARPQAERIFAGKKGGETHLGQGDINRLLIEKARRGKIVVRLKGGDPFIFGRGGEEAAAAAAAGIPFEIVPGVTAAVGVPAYAGIPLTHRDVASLVTFVTGHEDPDKRDGYVPWNQLPDRGTLVFFMGLSNLAEIARQLIQHGRTPQTPVAVVRWGTKPEQRTVVGVLENIVEKVQTEALRPPGLIIVGEVVKLREQLNWFEGRPLFGKRILVTRARDQATEFTDLLKLYGADPVEFPTIEIVPPESWEALDGAIRDIEGYHWVIFTSVNGVLYFLERLRNGGKDVRALKGIKLCAIGPRTAQEIERMGIRVDLMPDDYVAEALIEQMGRKDLRDQRILIPRAEVARDVLPDALTRMGARVDVVTAYRTVRPTRDLAWVKNLLQGRQISVITFTSSSTVRNFVEMFEPGEARRLLNSAVVACIGPITAKTAEEHGLSVHILPKDSTIPSLAQAIVEHFTVQPT, encoded by the coding sequence ATGCGGCCCATTAAACAAACGGGAAGAATCTATCTGATCGGTGCCGGACCCGGCGATCCGGGCCTTTTAACGATCAAAGGCAAGGCCTGCATCGAACAGGCGGATGTGATCGTCTACGATTACCTGGCCAACGAGGAATTTCTTCGATACGCCCGACCTCAGGCCGAACGAATTTTCGCGGGCAAAAAAGGCGGAGAGACCCATCTCGGGCAGGGAGACATAAATCGCCTGCTCATCGAAAAAGCGCGGCGAGGGAAGATCGTGGTCAGACTCAAGGGGGGCGACCCCTTTATTTTCGGTCGAGGAGGAGAAGAAGCCGCCGCCGCAGCCGCCGCCGGGATTCCGTTTGAAATTGTTCCCGGCGTAACGGCAGCCGTCGGCGTGCCGGCGTACGCCGGCATTCCTCTGACTCATCGGGATGTCGCCTCCCTCGTCACGTTTGTGACCGGGCATGAAGATCCGGACAAACGGGACGGCTATGTGCCGTGGAACCAACTTCCCGACCGGGGAACACTGGTTTTTTTTATGGGCCTGAGCAACCTGGCCGAGATCGCGCGGCAACTGATTCAACACGGCCGAACGCCCCAGACACCGGTGGCGGTCGTTCGCTGGGGAACGAAGCCGGAACAGCGAACCGTGGTCGGAGTGCTGGAAAATATCGTCGAGAAAGTTCAGACCGAAGCGCTCAGGCCGCCGGGGCTGATTATCGTGGGGGAGGTGGTAAAATTGCGGGAGCAACTCAATTGGTTTGAAGGCCGGCCGTTATTCGGGAAGCGAATATTGGTGACCCGGGCAAGGGATCAAGCGACCGAGTTTACCGATCTCCTCAAACTCTATGGAGCCGATCCCGTCGAATTTCCCACCATCGAGATTGTTCCTCCCGAGTCGTGGGAAGCCTTGGACGGCGCGATCCGCGACATCGAGGGATACCACTGGGTGATCTTCACGAGCGTCAACGGAGTCCTGTACTTTCTGGAACGACTCCGGAACGGCGGCAAGGACGTCCGCGCGTTGAAGGGAATCAAACTCTGCGCCATCGGTCCCCGAACCGCCCAGGAGATCGAGCGCATGGGAATACGCGTGGACTTGATGCCGGACGACTACGTCGCCGAGGCCTTGATCGAGCAGATGGGCCGGAAGGACTTGAGGGACCAACGGATCCTAATTCCGAGAGCCGAAGTGGCCCGCGACGTCCTGCCGGACGCCTTGACCCGGATGGGCGCCCGCGTGGATGTGGTGACGGCCTATCGCACCGTGCGCCCGACCCGCGACCTGGCCTGGGTCAAAAATCTTTTGCAAGGCCGTCAGATTTCTGTTATAACATTTACCAGCTCGTCCACCGTCAGAAATTTTGTCGAGATGTTCGAGCCGGGAGAGGCTCGGCGACTCTTAAACAGCGCGGTGGTGGCCTGCATCGGGCCGATCACAGCTAAAACGGCCGAAGAGCATGGATTGTCCGTGCATATTTTACCCAAAGATTCCACCATTCCCTCTCTGGCGCAGGCAATCGTGGAACATTTTACAGTTCAACCGACCTGA
- the hemB gene encoding porphobilinogen synthase → MSFPQSRPRRLRQSPLLRKMVQETALSVGNFIYPLFVTHGKGVRKEITSMPNTYQLSIDYLVKEAQEARRLGIPAVLLFGIPRKKDKKGSEAYAPTGIVQQAVKAVKDRVPDLVVITDVCLCEYTSHGHCGIVKEGRVLNDPTLELLAREAVSHAEAGADLVAPSDMMDGRVKAIRTALDQAGFEMTPILSYAAKYASAFYGPFREAAESTPQFGDRKSYQMDPPNVREALREVSMDIEEGADIVMVKPALPYLDVIYRVRSAFNVPVAAYHVSGEYAMLKAAARLKWLDEDRVMLETLTSIRRAGADLILTYYAKDAARLLRS, encoded by the coding sequence ATGTCGTTCCCCCAATCACGTCCGCGAAGACTCCGACAATCCCCCCTCCTCCGGAAAATGGTCCAGGAAACGGCGCTTTCCGTCGGAAATTTCATCTATCCCTTATTCGTCACCCACGGGAAAGGGGTTCGCAAAGAGATCACCTCGATGCCGAACACGTATCAGCTTTCGATCGATTATCTGGTCAAAGAGGCCCAGGAAGCTCGGCGCCTGGGGATCCCGGCCGTCCTATTATTCGGCATTCCCCGAAAAAAGGATAAAAAAGGGTCGGAGGCTTATGCTCCGACCGGCATCGTCCAGCAGGCCGTGAAAGCCGTCAAAGATCGTGTGCCGGACCTCGTCGTGATCACGGATGTCTGTCTTTGCGAGTATACCAGCCATGGCCATTGCGGCATCGTGAAAGAGGGTCGCGTCCTGAATGATCCGACACTGGAATTGTTGGCCCGCGAAGCCGTTTCCCACGCCGAGGCCGGAGCGGATCTGGTCGCGCCTTCCGACATGATGGACGGTCGGGTCAAGGCGATCCGCACAGCCTTGGACCAAGCAGGCTTTGAGATGACGCCGATCTTGTCGTATGCGGCCAAATACGCCTCGGCCTTCTACGGACCGTTCCGCGAAGCCGCCGAATCGACCCCTCAATTCGGGGACCGCAAATCGTATCAAATGGATCCGCCCAACGTGCGCGAGGCTCTGCGGGAAGTCTCGATGGACATCGAGGAAGGCGCCGACATCGTCATGGTCAAACCGGCGCTCCCTTACCTCGATGTGATCTATCGTGTCCGGAGCGCCTTCAATGTTCCAGTGGCCGCCTACCACGTCAGCGGAGAGTATGCGATGCTCAAAGCGGCCGCTCGATTAAAGTGGCTGGATGAGGATCGGGTTATGCTTGAAACGCTCACCTCGATCCGACGGGCGGGCGCGGACCTGATTCTGACCTACTACGCCAAAGATGCGGCCCGGCTTCTACGGTCCTGA
- a CDS encoding bifunctional riboflavin kinase/FAD synthetase yields MEIIRNHTSQGRKATFAVVAIGNFDGVHRGHQAILSRTVDRAKAAGGTGIVLTFDPHPLKVLAPTLDLKFLMTFGERLHWIEMIGIQQVRVVSFTHAFANLTPAQFAQNVLRDDLGAEEIFVGSRFAFGKDRKGTVSDLASLGNDLGFQVHPVEAVSVAGSPVSSSRIRQCLLDGRVSAARELLGRAYCLEGRIIPGARRGRTLGYPTANFRPPGELVIPCNGIYAVQAEINGRIFNGVTYIGTQPTLGSKERMVETHLFESQPDLYDQHLRVSFVEWIRPEQTFQDQRALVRHMEEDIHKAKAILAATPVF; encoded by the coding sequence GTGGAGATTATTCGGAATCACACCAGTCAAGGTCGGAAGGCGACTTTCGCGGTCGTGGCCATCGGCAATTTCGACGGAGTTCATCGGGGCCACCAGGCCATTCTCAGCCGGACGGTTGATCGGGCCAAGGCCGCCGGAGGAACGGGTATTGTATTGACCTTCGACCCGCATCCCCTGAAGGTGCTGGCCCCCACACTGGATCTGAAGTTTTTAATGACCTTCGGGGAGCGGCTGCATTGGATCGAAATGATTGGAATTCAACAGGTCAGGGTGGTGTCCTTCACACATGCTTTCGCCAACCTGACGCCGGCCCAATTTGCTCAAAACGTTCTCCGGGACGACTTGGGGGCGGAAGAGATATTTGTGGGTTCACGGTTCGCGTTCGGCAAAGACCGGAAGGGAACGGTCAGTGATCTTGCGTCGCTGGGGAATGACTTGGGATTTCAAGTGCACCCCGTGGAGGCGGTGTCTGTCGCAGGGTCTCCGGTCAGTTCGTCCCGCATCCGTCAATGCCTGCTGGACGGCCGGGTCTCCGCTGCACGGGAACTCCTGGGACGTGCTTACTGTCTCGAAGGTCGAATCATCCCCGGCGCCCGACGGGGACGCACCCTGGGATACCCGACCGCGAATTTTCGGCCTCCGGGCGAGTTGGTCATTCCGTGCAACGGGATTTACGCGGTGCAGGCCGAAATCAACGGCCGGATATTCAACGGCGTGACCTATATCGGGACGCAACCCACTCTGGGGTCTAAGGAGCGGATGGTGGAGACCCATCTATTCGAGTCCCAGCCGGATTTATACGATCAGCACCTCCGGGTAAGTTTTGTAGAATGGATTCGACCCGAACAAACATTCCAGGACCAGAGGGCATTGGTCCGTCATATGGAAGAAGATATTCACAAAGCCAAGGCGATCTTGGCGGCCACTCCGGTGTTTTAA
- the hpt gene encoding hypoxanthine phosphoribosyltransferase — translation MERIFGRPIITQDEMQKRIRELGNQITLDYADKNLLMVGVLKGAFAFYADLVRAIRLLLRVDFIVVTTRPTQKRSVAGKIKILSDTAEEVTGQDVLLVEDIVDSGMTVSFLKKQLLARKPKSLKVCTLLDKPERRKVRVSIDYVGFTIPNKYVVGYGLDYQNRYRNLPYIAVMDKVSEAEELFYWQE, via the coding sequence ATGGAGCGAATCTTCGGCCGGCCGATCATTACACAGGATGAAATGCAGAAACGAATCCGGGAACTGGGCAACCAGATCACCCTTGATTATGCCGACAAAAACCTGCTCATGGTGGGCGTACTCAAAGGGGCCTTCGCCTTCTACGCGGATCTCGTCAGGGCCATCCGTCTTCTGCTCCGCGTTGACTTCATCGTAGTGACCACCCGGCCCACCCAAAAGCGGTCGGTCGCGGGTAAAATCAAGATTCTTTCGGATACGGCCGAAGAGGTGACCGGACAGGATGTCCTTCTCGTGGAAGACATCGTCGATTCTGGAATGACGGTGAGTTTCTTGAAGAAGCAGCTGCTGGCCCGGAAACCCAAGTCGCTTAAAGTTTGCACGCTTTTGGATAAACCGGAGCGCCGCAAGGTTCGGGTTTCAATCGACTACGTGGGCTTCACCATTCCGAACAAATATGTCGTTGGATACGGGTTGGATTACCAGAACCGTTATCGTAATCTTCCGTACATTGCGGTCATGGACAAGGTCTCGGAAGCTGAGGAGCTTTTCTATTGGCAAGAATAA
- the ftsH gene encoding ATP-dependent zinc metalloprotease FtsH, translated as MKNMVFWLLVGLFMILMFHLFQAPSQSLEEEIIFSDFMTRLDKGEVTEVTIKPNQINGVLKDGNKFKTYTVEYPDLVKLLRDKNVKIVARPPEESPWYITFLVTWGPFVLFLVLWFFLMRQMQIGGNKALSFGKSRARLLTEDRKKVTFADVAGIDEAKEEVTEIIEFLKDPPKFQKLGGRIPKGVLIVGPPGTGKTLLAKAIAGEAGVPFFSISGSDFVEMFVGVGASRVRDLFEQGKKNAPCIIFIDEIDAVGRLRGAGLGGGHDEREQTLNQLLVEMDGFETSEGVILIAATNRPDVLDPALLRPGRFDRQVVVSRPDVRGRLDVLRVHTKRFPLGKDVNLEVIARGTPGFSGADLANLVNEAALLAARMDKKVVEMSDFEAAKDKVLMGVERKSMVLNEEEKRTTAYHEAGHALVARMIPGTDPVHKVTIIPRGRALGLTMQLPTDDRYTFPREFLYNNIAILMGGRAAEEIVLNRITTGAGNDIERATDLARKMICEWGMSDKLGPLTFGKKDEEIFLGREIATRRDYSENTAIEIDNEVKRLIMDNYERAKNILRENIKALRAIAEALLEKEVLDAPEIDKLIEGASA; from the coding sequence ATGAAAAATATGGTCTTTTGGCTGCTCGTGGGCCTTTTTATGATCTTGATGTTCCATCTTTTTCAGGCCCCGAGTCAGTCGTTGGAAGAAGAGATTATTTTCAGCGATTTCATGACCCGGTTAGACAAGGGAGAAGTCACCGAAGTTACAATCAAACCCAATCAAATCAACGGCGTTTTAAAAGACGGGAATAAATTCAAGACCTACACGGTGGAATATCCCGACCTCGTGAAGCTTCTGCGGGATAAGAATGTGAAGATCGTGGCCAGACCGCCGGAAGAGAGTCCATGGTATATCACCTTTCTTGTGACTTGGGGGCCTTTCGTCCTGTTCCTGGTGCTCTGGTTTTTCCTGATGAGACAAATGCAGATCGGGGGCAATAAAGCTCTTTCTTTTGGAAAAAGCCGGGCCCGTCTTCTGACCGAAGACCGCAAAAAAGTCACTTTTGCAGACGTCGCCGGAATCGATGAAGCGAAAGAAGAAGTGACGGAGATCATCGAGTTCTTGAAGGATCCGCCCAAATTCCAGAAATTGGGGGGACGAATTCCCAAAGGGGTACTGATCGTGGGTCCGCCGGGGACGGGCAAGACCCTTCTCGCCAAGGCCATCGCCGGTGAGGCGGGAGTACCTTTCTTCTCGATCAGCGGGTCCGATTTTGTCGAGATGTTTGTCGGGGTCGGGGCCTCGCGAGTTCGGGACCTGTTCGAGCAGGGCAAAAAGAACGCCCCGTGCATCATCTTCATTGATGAAATCGACGCGGTCGGACGACTCCGGGGAGCGGGTCTGGGCGGGGGCCATGATGAACGCGAGCAGACCCTGAACCAGTTGCTGGTGGAAATGGACGGGTTTGAAACAAGCGAAGGCGTTATTCTGATCGCGGCGACAAACCGACCGGATGTTTTGGATCCGGCGCTACTCCGCCCCGGCCGGTTCGACCGCCAGGTTGTGGTATCCCGTCCCGATGTCCGAGGCCGTTTGGATGTGCTTCGGGTCCACACGAAACGCTTTCCCCTGGGCAAAGACGTTAACCTCGAAGTAATCGCGCGCGGGACCCCCGGTTTTTCCGGCGCGGACCTGGCCAACCTGGTCAACGAAGCCGCGCTTTTGGCGGCCCGGATGGATAAAAAGGTCGTCGAAATGTCCGATTTCGAGGCGGCCAAGGACAAGGTCCTGATGGGCGTTGAACGAAAAAGCATGGTCCTGAACGAGGAAGAGAAGCGCACGACGGCTTATCACGAAGCCGGACATGCCTTGGTCGCCCGAATGATTCCGGGAACGGACCCGGTTCACAAGGTAACCATCATTCCCCGCGGACGGGCTTTAGGCCTGACGATGCAGTTGCCGACGGACGACCGGTACACATTCCCACGCGAGTTTCTCTACAATAATATCGCCATTCTGATGGGAGGCCGCGCGGCCGAAGAGATCGTTCTCAATCGCATCACGACCGGTGCCGGCAACGATATCGAACGCGCGACGGACCTGGCCCGAAAGATGATCTGCGAATGGGGCATGAGCGATAAGTTGGGCCCCTTGACCTTCGGAAAAAAAGACGAAGAAATCTTCCTCGGTCGCGAGATCGCGACCCGACGCGACTACAGCGAAAATACCGCGATCGAGATCGACAACGAGGTCAAGCGGCTGATCATGGACAATTACGAGCGAGCGAAGAACATTTTACGGGAGAACATCAAGGCGCTGCGGGCCATTGCGGAGGCCCTGCTGGAAAAGGAGGTTTTGGACGCACCCGAGATCGACAAGCTCATCGAAGGGGCTTCCGCATAA
- the folP gene encoding dihydropteroate synthase, translating into MTLQPLQQSSGKNPTSHLQGPGLDLSLGPRTLLMGILNVTPDSFSDGGLYLKTDEAVRRGETLADEGADLIDIGGESSRPGADPAPVEEEIQRVVPVIERLAKRLAIPISIDTRKTEVARRALAAGARIVNDISALRFDPEMAPLVAQEGVPVVLMHMQGTPKTMQARPVYTDVIREIRDFFETRIQWAEQSGISRNSIVLDPGIGFGKTAEHNLEILSRLGELGASGRPLLIGPSRKSFIGRVLGLPVEERLEGTAAAVAVGVLNGASIVRVHDVKAMGRVVRMVEAIERVRHA; encoded by the coding sequence TTGACGTTACAACCCTTGCAACAATCATCCGGTAAGAATCCGACGTCGCATCTTCAAGGCCCCGGTCTGGATCTATCTCTCGGACCGCGAACCCTTTTGATGGGCATCCTGAACGTCACCCCAGACTCCTTTTCCGATGGCGGCCTCTATCTAAAAACGGATGAAGCCGTCCGGCGGGGAGAAACCCTGGCGGACGAGGGCGCCGATCTGATCGACATCGGCGGGGAATCCTCCCGGCCCGGAGCGGATCCGGCGCCGGTGGAGGAAGAAATCCAGCGCGTGGTGCCGGTGATCGAGCGCCTCGCGAAACGGCTCGCGATCCCGATCTCGATCGACACCCGTAAAACCGAGGTGGCCCGGCGGGCTCTCGCGGCCGGGGCCAGGATCGTCAACGACATCAGCGCGCTGCGCTTCGATCCGGAAATGGCCCCCCTCGTGGCGCAAGAAGGTGTTCCGGTTGTGCTCATGCATATGCAGGGAACGCCGAAAACCATGCAGGCCCGTCCCGTCTATACCGATGTCATCCGTGAGATTCGCGATTTTTTTGAAACCCGGATTCAATGGGCCGAACAGTCCGGAATATCTCGAAACAGCATCGTGTTGGATCCGGGCATCGGTTTCGGGAAAACGGCCGAACACAACCTGGAAATCCTTTCCCGGCTGGGCGAACTCGGGGCGAGCGGCCGACCGCTTCTGATCGGCCCTTCGCGCAAATCATTCATCGGCCGAGTCCTGGGGCTGCCGGTTGAAGAGCGGCTTGAGGGAACGGCGGCGGCCGTGGCCGTCGGGGTCCTGAACGGGGCTTCCATCGTCCGTGTCCACGACGTCAAAGCCATGGGGCGCGTGGTTCGAATGGTCGAGGCCATCGAGCGGGTCCGACATGCGTGA
- the cdaA gene encoding diadenylate cyclase CdaA has product MREVLLNIRWQDILDIAIVATVLYWLFLILKGTRALKMLVGLTLLLLASVLSKSADLYTVDWLVTSFWAQVVLVIVILFQPEIRRALAQIGQTPFGRNMSTSEESRTLEEIIRAVVSMANKRMGAIIVLEREIELKDIVEVGVAVDAKLSKELLLSLFMPYSPLHDGAVIIKGDRLIAAGCFLPLTLSSDISKMLGTRHRAAMGITEETDAVVIVVSEESGSISVIIAGKLTRELDAAALRRVLNRIFLREKREGLAIVERLKEFFPARSK; this is encoded by the coding sequence ATGCGTGAGGTCCTGTTGAACATACGGTGGCAGGATATTCTTGACATCGCCATTGTCGCGACGGTGTTGTATTGGTTGTTTCTGATCCTGAAGGGCACACGCGCCCTGAAGATGCTGGTGGGATTGACGTTGTTGCTGCTGGCCTCCGTCCTATCCAAATCGGCGGACCTCTATACGGTGGATTGGCTTGTGACGAGCTTCTGGGCCCAGGTGGTGCTTGTCATCGTCATACTTTTCCAGCCTGAAATCCGCCGGGCACTCGCCCAAATTGGCCAAACCCCGTTCGGTCGAAACATGAGCACCAGTGAAGAGTCCCGCACGCTGGAAGAAATCATCCGCGCGGTCGTCTCGATGGCCAACAAGCGGATGGGGGCTATCATCGTCCTTGAAAGGGAGATCGAGTTGAAGGATATCGTGGAGGTCGGCGTGGCGGTCGACGCCAAGCTCTCCAAGGAACTGCTTCTGAGCCTCTTCATGCCCTATTCGCCGCTTCACGACGGCGCCGTGATCATCAAGGGCGACCGGCTGATCGCCGCCGGATGCTTCCTGCCGTTGACGCTGAGCTCGGACATCAGTAAGATGCTCGGCACCCGCCATCGGGCCGCGATGGGAATCACGGAAGAGACCGACGCGGTCGTGATCGTCGTATCGGAAGAAAGCGGGTCGATTTCGGTCATCATTGCCGGGAAGTTGACACGCGAACTGGACGCGGCCGCCCTCCGGCGGGTCCTGAACCGGATCTTCCTGCGGGAAAAGCGGGAAGGGCTGGCGATTGTTGAACGGCTGAAGGAGTTTTTTCCGGCCCGATCCAAATGA
- a CDS encoding CdaR family protein, which translates to MILNQLKALLLDNYLIKIASLAFAVVLWLYVNAKGGVEMEMTVPLELKNLPPTLVVVGDMIDDVNVRIKGRERILQRMTGRSVSAVLDLTGAREGDNVYFLDPSVIAVPSNIQITWINPRRVVVRTEALLKKAVQVSARVYGAPAAGFRIGRVDVTPAWVTVEGARSVVDPLTQLLTDPIDVTGIRKVLVRETRLNLLGKNLQADVKEPIQVKIHVIRQN; encoded by the coding sequence ATGATTCTGAATCAACTGAAGGCCCTGTTGCTGGACAACTATCTGATCAAGATCGCCTCGCTGGCCTTCGCGGTCGTCCTCTGGCTCTACGTGAATGCGAAGGGCGGAGTAGAGATGGAAATGACGGTGCCGTTGGAATTGAAAAACCTCCCTCCCACTTTGGTCGTCGTTGGAGACATGATCGACGATGTCAATGTCCGGATCAAAGGCCGTGAACGGATTCTGCAGAGAATGACTGGGCGCTCCGTCAGCGCCGTTTTGGATTTGACGGGAGCCCGGGAAGGCGATAACGTTTATTTTTTGGATCCCTCGGTCATTGCGGTCCCCTCCAATATTCAGATTACTTGGATTAACCCTCGACGGGTCGTGGTCCGCACGGAAGCCCTGTTAAAAAAGGCGGTCCAGGTCTCCGCCAGGGTTTATGGCGCGCCCGCCGCGGGCTTCCGGATCGGCAGGGTGGATGTAACGCCGGCGTGGGTCACGGTCGAGGGCGCGCGAAGCGTCGTCGATCCGCTCACTCAACTCCTGACGGACCCGATCGATGTCACCGGTATACGGAAAGTCCTCGTCCGCGAGACCAGGTTGAACCTTCTGGGGAAGAACCTCCAGGCGGATGTCAAAGAACCGATTCAAGTGAAGATCCATGTCATCAGACAAAACTAA
- the glmM gene encoding phosphoglucosamine mutase — protein sequence MKPGRTKKLFGTDGVRGIANQEPMTSEMAMKLGRAAAYLFKNKAGRHRIVIGKDTRLSGYMLESALTSGICSMGVDVLLVGPFPTPGIAFLTRSLRADAGVVISASHNSFEDNGIKFFSRDGLKLPDRMEHEMEELIFSGKIDSIRPTADEIGKAFRVDDAEGRYIEFVKSSLPKGLTLQGLTVVVDCANGAAYKVAPTILRELDAKVIVLGDEPNGMNINQGCGSTHPEVIQKAVREQRADVGVAHDGDADRAIFTCEKGRLVNGDQVMAALAVSLKKMRRLSKNTLVTTVMSNMGLDRAMKTAGIRIVKTAVGDRYVLERMLRDGYNFGGEQSGHLIFLDYNTTGDGLITSLQVLAMMKTTGKPLSELTKVMTNFPQVLVNVRVKERLDLSSLPKVRQHMDKLEKKLDGSGRLLVRYSGTEPLVRIMIEGEREPEIRKWADDLAQTIRNAVGTGG from the coding sequence ATGAAACCCGGTCGGACTAAAAAATTATTCGGCACGGACGGCGTCCGCGGAATCGCCAACCAGGAGCCGATGACCTCCGAGATGGCCATGAAATTGGGTCGGGCGGCCGCCTACCTGTTCAAGAACAAAGCCGGTCGGCACCGTATCGTCATCGGAAAAGACACCCGGCTGTCCGGCTACATGCTTGAAAGCGCATTGACCTCCGGAATCTGTTCGATGGGCGTGGACGTGCTTCTGGTGGGCCCGTTCCCCACCCCCGGCATCGCTTTTCTCACGCGGAGCCTTCGCGCGGACGCCGGCGTTGTGATCTCGGCCTCCCATAATTCGTTCGAGGACAACGGAATCAAGTTCTTCTCCCGGGACGGGTTGAAACTTCCGGACCGGATGGAGCACGAGATGGAAGAGCTCATCTTCTCGGGAAAGATTGACTCCATTCGCCCGACGGCGGATGAGATCGGCAAGGCCTTCCGCGTCGACGACGCGGAGGGGCGATACATCGAGTTCGTTAAAAGTTCCCTCCCGAAGGGGTTGACCCTCCAAGGATTAACGGTGGTGGTCGATTGTGCCAACGGCGCGGCCTACAAAGTCGCTCCGACGATTCTTCGGGAGCTGGACGCCAAGGTGATCGTTCTGGGCGACGAACCGAACGGGATGAACATCAATCAGGGCTGCGGCTCCACGCATCCGGAAGTGATCCAGAAAGCAGTGAGGGAACAGCGCGCGGACGTCGGCGTCGCGCACGACGGCGATGCCGACCGGGCGATCTTCACCTGTGAGAAAGGCCGCTTGGTGAACGGAGATCAAGTGATGGCGGCCCTGGCCGTGTCCCTGAAAAAGATGCGTCGGCTCAGTAAAAACACCCTGGTCACGACCGTGATGAGCAACATGGGCCTGGATCGGGCCATGAAAACGGCCGGTATTCGCATCGTGAAAACCGCGGTCGGAGACCGGTATGTGCTGGAACGGATGCTTCGGGACGGTTACAATTTCGGCGGTGAACAGTCCGGCCATTTGATCTTTTTGGATTACAACACCACCGGCGACGGACTGATCACATCCTTGCAAGTCCTCGCCATGATGAAGACCACCGGGAAGCCTCTCTCGGAGCTGACCAAGGTCATGACGAACTTCCCCCAAGTGCTCGTGAATGTCCGGGTCAAGGAACGGCTTGACCTGTCGTCCCTGCCCAAGGTCAGGCAGCACATGGATAAACTCGAAAAGAAACTGGACGGTTCCGGACGCCTCCTGGTCCGCTATTCCGGGACCGAACCGTTGGTCCGGATCATGATCGAAGGCGAACGCGAACCGGAAATCCGGAAATGGGCCGACGACCTTGCACAAACCATCCGGAATGCCGTCGGCACCGGAGGGTGA